The uncultured Pseudodesulfovibrio sp. genome contains the following window.
TCCATAGCTGCGCCCGAAACAATCCGGGAGTGGTCCTACGGTGAAGTCAAAAAACCGGAGACCATCAACTACCGGACCTTCAAACCGGAACGGGACGGCCTGTTCTGCGCCAAGATCTTCGGCCCGGTGAAGGACTACGAGTGCAACTGCGGCAAATATAAGCGCATGAAGCATCGCGGCATCGTCTGCGAAAAGTGCGGCGTTGAGGTCATCGCCTCCAAGGTCCGCCGCGAGCGCATGGGCCATATCGAACTGGCTGCGCCTGTTGCGCACATCTGGTTCCTGAAGACTCTGCCGTCCAAGATCGGCACGCTGCTCGATATCACCATGGCCGATCTGGAGAAGGTCCTGTACTTCGACTCCTTCATCGTGCTTGATCCGGGCGAAACTCCGCTCAAGAAGCACCAGGTCGTCTCCGAGGACCAGTACTTCCAGGTCATCGACCACTTCGGTGAAGATGCCCTGACCGTGGGTATGGGTGCCGAAACCGTGCGGACCATGCTCCAGGCCCTCGATCTGCCGACCCTGCGCACCGAACTGCGCGAGGAGTCTCAGACCACCCGGTCCCAGACCAAGAAGAAGAAAATCACCAAGCGGCTCAAGATCGTCGAGGCCTTCCTCGAGTCCGGCAACAAGCCCGAGTGGATGATCATGGAAGTGATTCCCATCATTCCGCCCGAGCTGCGCCCGCTGGTTCCCCTGGATGGCGGCCGTTTCGCCACCTCGGACCTCAACGACCTGTACCGCCGCGTCATCAATCGCAACAACCGCCTGAAGCGGCTGCTCGAGCTCGGTGCTCCCGAGATCATCATCCGCAACGAAAAGCGCATGTTGCAGGAGGCCGTTGACGCACTGTTCGACAACGGTCGCCGTGGCCGCGCCATCACCGGTACCAACGGTCGCCCGCTGAAATCCTTGTCCGACATGATCAAGGGTAAGCAGGGCCGTTTCCGCCAGAACCTGCTCGGCAAGCGCGTCGACTACTCCGGCCGTTCGGTCATCGTCGTCGGTCCGAAGCTGAAGCTGCACCAGTGCGGTCTGCCCAAGAAGATGGCGCTGGAGCTGTTCAAGCCGTTCATTTATTCCGAGCTTGAGAAGCGCGAGATCGCCACAACCATCAAATCCGCAAAGAAAATGGTCGAGCGCGAAGACCTGGTCGTCTGGGATATCCTGGAAGACGTTGTCCGCGAGTACCCGATCATGCTCAACCGCGCCCCGACCCTGCACCGCCTCGGTATCCAGGCCTTCGAGCCCACCCTGGTGGAGGGCAAGGCCATCCAGCTGCATCCGCTCGTCTGCTCCGCCTACAACGCGGACTTCGACGGTGACCAGATGGCCGTGCACGTTCCGCTGTCCGTGGAGGCGCAGATCGAGTGCCGCGTGCTGATGATGTCTTCCAACAACATCCTCAGCCCGTCCAACGGTTCCCCGATCATCAACCCGTCCCAGGACATCGTCCTCGGGTTGTACTACCTGACCACGCCGCGTTCCTTCGAGAAGGGCGAGGGCATGATCTTCTCGAATCCCGAGGAAGTCATCTCGGCCTATGACTTCGGCGCTGTGGGTATCCACGCCCGTATCAAGGTGCGCAAGAACGGCGAGATCCATGAGACCACCACCGGTCGTATCATCGTATCCGAGCTGTTGCCCGACGACATTCCGTTCGATCTGGTCAACTGCGTTCTGAACAAGAAGAATATCGCCGCCCTGGTTTCCGGCGCCTACCGTCTGGCAGGCACCAAGGCCACGGTCATCCTGTGCGACCGCATCAAGGATCTCGGTTACGAGTACGCCACCCGCGCAGGTGTGACCATCGGCGTGAAGGACCTCAAGATCCCGGCCAGCAAGCCCAAGATGCTGGATACGGCCAACGCCGAAGTGGACGAGATCGAAAACCAGTTCCAGGACGGTATCATCACCCGTACTGAGAAATACAACAAGATCGTCGACGTCTGGACCAAGGTCACCAACGACATCTCCAACGAAATGATGCAGGAGATGTCCACCGACGTACTGACCGATCCAAAGACCGGCAACACCGAAGTCAACTCGAGCTTCAACCCCATCTACATGATGGCCACCTCCGGCGCTCGAGGCAACCAGGACCAGATGAGGCAGCTGGCCGGTATGCGCGGTCTGATGGCCAAGCCTTCGGGCGAGATCATCGAGACCCCGATCACCGCGAGCTTCCGCGAAGGTCTGTCCGTCCTGCAGTACTTCATCTCCACCCACGGCGCTCGGAAGGGCCTCGCGGATACCGCGCTCAAGACCGCTAACTCCGGTTACCTGACCCGCCGTCTGGTCGACGTCGTCCAGGATGTGACCGTATCCGAGCTGGATTGCGGCACTGTGGACGGTCTGGAGCTGACTCACTACATCAAGGGTGGTGAGATCAAGCAGCGCCTGGCCGAACGAGTGCTCGGCCGCGTGACCATGTTCGACACCTACGACGAGGAGACCGGCGACCTGGTCATCCCGGCCAACACCATGATCGATGCGCAGTACGCCAAGAAGCTCGACGCTTCAGGCGTCAACTCCATCGTCATCCGTTCCGGCCTGACCTGCAAATCCAAGCAGGGCGTCTGCGCCATGTGCTACGGCCGCGATCTGGCCCGTGGACATCTGGTCAACGTGGGTGAGACCGTCGGCATCATCGCCGCACAGTCCATCGGCGAGCCCGGCACCCAGCTGACCATGCGTACCTTCCACATCGGTGGTACCGCATCCAAGGAAATCGAATCCTCGAGCATCGAGTCCCAGCATAACGGTCGCGTGACCACCTCGCGTATGCGTACCGTCACCAACTCCGATGGCGACAAGATGGTCCTCGGTAAGAGCTGCCAGGTCGGCATTGTGGACGAGCAGGGCCGTGAGCGTGAGAAGTACGTGCTCCCGTCCGGCGCCCGTCTGCTCGTGGACGAAGGCCAGGAGGTCAAGAAGGGCACTCCGCTGGCCGAATGGGATCCGTACATGGAGCCGTTCGTCGTCGACGTGTCCGGTACCATCAAGTTCAAGGACATCATCGAAGGGAAGACCGTCCAGGAGGACCGTACCTCCAAGGCGTCCTTCACCATCATGGAATACCGCACCACCAACTACCGCCCGGCAGTCACCATGCTGGGTGAGGACGGCTCCCCGGTGAAGCGTCCCGGCACCGACATCGATGCCAACTTCGCCATGCCCGTGGGCGCCATTCTCATGGTCAAGGACGGCGACACCGTCCGGGCTGGTGACGTCATCGCTCGTAAGCCGCGTGAATCCTCCAAGACCAAGGACATCGTTGGCGGTCTGCCGCGCGTTGCCGAG
Protein-coding sequences here:
- the rpoC gene encoding DNA-directed RNA polymerase subunit beta', encoding MTLDDLFTLRGAPNAAAQGRNLKAIQISIAAPETIREWSYGEVKKPETINYRTFKPERDGLFCAKIFGPVKDYECNCGKYKRMKHRGIVCEKCGVEVIASKVRRERMGHIELAAPVAHIWFLKTLPSKIGTLLDITMADLEKVLYFDSFIVLDPGETPLKKHQVVSEDQYFQVIDHFGEDALTVGMGAETVRTMLQALDLPTLRTELREESQTTRSQTKKKKITKRLKIVEAFLESGNKPEWMIMEVIPIIPPELRPLVPLDGGRFATSDLNDLYRRVINRNNRLKRLLELGAPEIIIRNEKRMLQEAVDALFDNGRRGRAITGTNGRPLKSLSDMIKGKQGRFRQNLLGKRVDYSGRSVIVVGPKLKLHQCGLPKKMALELFKPFIYSELEKREIATTIKSAKKMVEREDLVVWDILEDVVREYPIMLNRAPTLHRLGIQAFEPTLVEGKAIQLHPLVCSAYNADFDGDQMAVHVPLSVEAQIECRVLMMSSNNILSPSNGSPIINPSQDIVLGLYYLTTPRSFEKGEGMIFSNPEEVISAYDFGAVGIHARIKVRKNGEIHETTTGRIIVSELLPDDIPFDLVNCVLNKKNIAALVSGAYRLAGTKATVILCDRIKDLGYEYATRAGVTIGVKDLKIPASKPKMLDTANAEVDEIENQFQDGIITRTEKYNKIVDVWTKVTNDISNEMMQEMSTDVLTDPKTGNTEVNSSFNPIYMMATSGARGNQDQMRQLAGMRGLMAKPSGEIIETPITASFREGLSVLQYFISTHGARKGLADTALKTANSGYLTRRLVDVVQDVTVSELDCGTVDGLELTHYIKGGEIKQRLAERVLGRVTMFDTYDEETGDLVIPANTMIDAQYAKKLDASGVNSIVIRSGLTCKSKQGVCAMCYGRDLARGHLVNVGETVGIIAAQSIGEPGTQLTMRTFHIGGTASKEIESSSIESQHNGRVTTSRMRTVTNSDGDKMVLGKSCQVGIVDEQGREREKYVLPSGARLLVDEGQEVKKGTPLAEWDPYMEPFVVDVSGTIKFKDIIEGKTVQEDRTSKASFTIMEYRTTNYRPAVTMLGEDGSPVKRPGTDIDANFAMPVGAILMVKDGDTVRAGDVIARKPRESSKTKDIVGGLPRVAELFEVRKPKDLGVVSSIDGIVTFGPETKGKRKVVVTPETGDAQEFLIPKGKHITVQESDFVEAGDLLTEGSPELHDILRIKGEKHLARYLVEEIQDVYRFQGVNINDKHIEIIVRQMLKKVSILNPGTTSFLMGEQVDKLRFMEENAKVTAEGGQPAVAETLVLGITQASLSTDSFISAASFQETTKVLTEASLKGKTDYLHGLKENVIVGRLVPAGTGFRKYTDSEISVPDQTERPDKFLEELEESPLLVDVPTA